The genomic segment CTTGTGGGTGGGTCCTTGTGGGTTGGTCCTTGTGGGCTGGTCCTTGTGGGTTGGTCCTTGTGGGTGGGTCCTTGTGGGTGGGTCCTTATGTGTTGGTCCTTGTGGGCTGGTCCTTGTGGGTGGGTCCTTGTGGGCTGTTCCTTGTGGGTTGATCCTTGTGGGTTCTATTCTGTATGTGGTTCTGTTATGACATACAATAGGTTCAAGGATGTTCAAGAATTTCCGAGAAACACGTGATTTAACGCTTTTTGGGACTAAAAACTATGCACGGCCATCACTGGCGTGTTAAGTGCTGCCTCAGACGACAGAAAAATATGCGTCCTAGGAATTCCTATTGAGATTGTTTGAGAAACGTTTGATACGAGTGTCCTTTTTGACATTGTTTCTCGGCATTTCTTTTCCATTCTAGGTGCAGGATCTTGCGAATGTTGAAGGCTTCACCCAGAAGATGGCTACCACGTTTCTCAAGGTAATCATTTTGTTCGCTATACTGAGGCCATTTATACGTCCACAACAGAATTTAATAAGTACCCCCTTATAAGCCCTTGGTACGCTACTAAAACAGTACACAGCCTCATTGGCTACAGAAATGCGATAAGttattttataattatattatCATAACAAGAAAACATAAGTATGAATACTTTTCCCAGCCTCATTACTAATGTGTTTtgcttgtgtgtgtgtttttttatagaaaaatctTCTGAATAAAATGGTTTTCACGTGAGAGTGACCTCGCAGTGCACGATGGGAAGCGACCAAGACAAACTTTGTACATAGCTATTTTTAGTTGTGTCGCATCTACCAGCGGAGCACTGAAAGAAAGAAGTACGAAAAAAGAACACGTTttatactctttttttttttaaacacatTTTATTGAGTTTTTAACGCAAATAAGGAACATAGAGGATTCGGAGACGTACATAAAACCAGCAGTCAGTTAACGACATTACAACTGTAGGGAACGGTTTAAAAGCCAGATAATACTTCGAAGGAAAATAGGACCGGAATATTATGAATTTTTACCCAACTTAGACAATGAGCCTTGACAAGCGAATTCATCTCATGAAGTGTGTTAACGATGGAGTCGTTGGAAATGATAATAAACTATCAAAGAGCTAGTCTAGTGATTTCATTGGAGTGCGGTGAGTGCGGAGACACAGAAAACCAACAAGCTCTCCCCCTTCTACCCCCGCACCTCTATGCGAAGCTTGCATGTAACAAAAGGAAAACAGTGCCGAATCCaggtcccctccccccccccccccctttcggGATAGTGCCGGACACCCCATCCCCCTCTTGTCCCACGTAGAACTAGAAGGGATGAGACGAAGGGCTTGCCATCTTTTAGGGACTgtgtaataataattatcataaggagggaggggggtgttgTAAAACTAGAGTGAAAATGAACTCTCACCATCTCATAGACCTCAAAATACTTCTGTATGTCTCTAAGACGTGCATGAATTTTTTAAATCGttgaatgtatttttttctgtctcgTTCGGGCTGCATGTTTTTTCCCAGGCTTTTCATCATgcacgattttatttttcttcctccctcccccccccccccttccaatCACTTTTCTAATTGCCCGTCCCTAAATGTTTGAATACCATGGGACACGGTGAATGTATTGCGTTACATAAAGAATCGCGTGACTCTTACGCATAATTCCGAGATCCAGAAAGGACATCAGACTTCTTCACAAAATGCTCAGCTGGTTTAAAGGTGAGGAGAAACCCAAGCCGGACCCGAAGAAATTTCACAAACCAGACTTCTATCACGGATCGGACGGTCCTGAATTTAGGATAATCGAATCATTCGAAGGTTACGAAGTTAGGCAATACGCAAGATCACAATGGGTTTCCACCAAGGCAGACCCCGGTGAGATCATGTCTGCATTCTGGAGGCTTTACGGCTACATCAACGGCAAGAATGACCAGTCCAAGAAAATGTCCATGAATCTACCGGTACGAGTTCACATAACACTGAACGAAAACGACACGGATGGATCAAACGTCAAATCATGCATAATGAGTTTCTATATCTCTAGCGAGTTCCTTCCAGAAATTCCTAAGCCTAATGACCAAGCAGTGTTTATTGAAGAAGATAAGAGTAAAGTTGTATATGTGTGCCATTTTCCTGGATTTGCTAAGGAAAAGGATTGGAAAGATACCAGGAAAAGTCTGCGGCAGGCCCTGGATAAAGACTGTAAACGTTACGCAACATTTGAGTATTACTCCATGGGATACGACCCTCCGTATAAATTATGGGGCCGACGCAATGAAATGGTACTTGTCGCTAGCCCACAACCGGATCTAATGGACATCGTAGACGAAGACGAAAAAGTTAACGAAGTTTTTCAGTGattttttcgtttttaaaGCAAATACCCCATAAGTACCGACTGCTGTTACTTTTTGTCATTGCGTTACGTCACGCGGTATTTGATTACTCAGTCGATTGCATGCACACATCCATTGTAGTTTATTTTGCTCGTTGCATAAAAAGGTCCAGCCACGTCGTGTTTTCATTCGCTTTCCCGTCGCCATTCCTCGCTGCAAGTTCGAAGAATCGACGGCAAAATGTTTAGCTGGTTTAAAGGAGAAGAAAAACCTAAAATAGACCCGACGGAATTCCACCAGCCAGAAAGCTACAAGGGGGGCGAGGGGCCTATGTTCAAAGTCATGAAGGATGAAAGCACCGAAGACTACGAAACACGCATTTACAAGCAAACTAACTGGGTTTCTAGCCGAATGGAGACCTCAAATTATGACGATGCGGGTAGCAAATTATTCTGGAAATTGTTTGGTTACATCGGAGGCAAGaacgaaaagaaaacaaagattgCGATGACTACCCCGGTTCGCAGCAAAGTCGAAATTGGGGAAGACAACGATATAAAATCCATGACGATGTCTTTCTTCACCTCTCCTTCCCAGCTTCCAAATCCACCAGCAGCGGACGACGAGACTGTGTTCCACGAAGAAAACCCAGAAATGAAAGTCTATGCTACTAGCTTTGGGGGTTTCGCTAAAGCTAAAGACTGGAGAGAGAATTTTGAGAAGTTGAAGACGGCTCTGGAGCAGGACGGGAAGGGATTTGTTAAGGGCTACTACTatactgcgggttacgatccTCCCTTCAGGCTTTGGGGCAGAGTCAATGAGATAATGTTGGTTGCAGCCAGTGATGAATGACATTGCGAACTAAATGGGCTGCATAGGTAGCTAGCTGGGTGAATAAAAGAGTCAAAGCTTCCTTTAGCGTGATTACGTAATtggacggggggggggggggggcagtctAGGTTTAGAATGGAGTCATCATTCTTCCTTGCaatcatttcttattttatattttgaggaaaaaaataatatgggGAGGGAGAGTTAGGCCACACTTGATCCGCCTCAATAGTATGCAGTTAATTAATTTCAACATTTTCAAGTAAGAAAACCCTTTAAATCAGGAATAAACATGTTTCATCTGTGAAATTCATTGCAATATAATGTGATCCCTAATAAATTCCTCAATGGGGCTTTCTATGAATGGTATTTCCAATACTGGGGTAAAGATTATGTGGACTGTTGGTCATGTTTTACTAGTCTAGCCTGTCAGGCCCTTTTTTCGTTCCCTTTGAAGTATATAAGTACAGGGCTATGAAAAAGGGTAGTTTTATTTCCCCCCTCcaatttaagaaaaataaattgccTGATACTTAGGCTATAAGTCAGCAAGGacctttgcaaaaaaaaaaaaaggtaccAACACTTTTCAGTACTGTATACAACCCCTGGTCACACACTTCATTGACATTGCTCCCCTAGGATCAGGTGTTGAAAGATTTAAGCTATGAATCAAGCGAATCGCAATCACAAAAATGGGACACTAAACGTCAAAAAAGACAAACAACAGCATTAAATAaccaacaaaatttatttGGCTTTATCAATATTTTCTCCTTGAGGGACCAGCATCCAGTCCCTGCTCCTTGCGGCTGCTTATCAGAATGTTACTTGCGGGTGCAGACAGGATGATGTGATCTTCAGCCGACCTATGATACCCAACAGTAAACATGAGAACACAATTACAATTAGTCAAATGCGAGATTTTTATGGGAAAAATGCCCTGTTTTCACTTGACCATCAAAAAGAATCTTGGGACCCTGTTCTCCCCACCCCTTCACCCCAACCcaacgaaaaaataaataaaaaaacaacacaaagatcATGCCATGAGTAATAGAGATAAATAGTAAATTTTCAGGGTTAAAAAAATAGCTGCCGgctgttttctggtctttgccGGCTCTTTTTTCTGTATCCCCTTATTTTTAGTATGCAGGATTTTTATTCCCATCAAAATCCACAAAGCCagcaaaatctagcagattaaaaaaacatttttttgaacCCTGAATTTTGCACACCAGATGATCTAAAAAAATTTTCTGGATAAAATGCACCATCCGcccaaacaaaatataattgtttttgCCATCAATGAAAGATTGGAGAAGATTGAAATCACAAACTAGAGCAGGTACCTGGTGTGCGAGGCAGTAGCGTTGCTCGTTGTCCTAGTTCCCAGGTGGGTAGCTTTGAATTGAAGGGTGTTGCCCTGCAAATGGAACATCACAATGAGGGCAATGACAGCACCCTATACATGGTATAATGGTGACTACAGATACTAAAATCTTTAGTTCAGGATCAGCTCACTGCAAAAGGTGGCCAAGAAAGACATTTGTTAATTAATGGTCAGGTGACACAAGAAAGAGTAAGGTGAATAGTTTGAAAGGTTGCGCATTAAATGCATTAGTAGACAGAAGGCGACATCTACCACCACTATACAAACACTCATCACATAGGTAGGGTAAGAATATACTTGAATGTATGCCTTGTCTTATTTTATTCAGCTCTGGAAAGAACTTTTACAACAATATTCATTGGCTGTTTTGCTTATTGACACAATGTTTTACTTATCTACAAAGGGCATCTCAGCCCTATTATATCCTTATTTTCATCAGATTTATCAAAGGAACTGCAGGCGTTATATAGGGAGGAGTCACATTATAGTACTATGAGCAGAACCTTTCAGGTCTATCATTTTTGTCTAAACAAATACCTGTAGGCATTGgagtttatatttttggcGAGAAAACCCAGAGTTTGTTATTTGATCACCATTttgccaaataaaaaaaaaactaaatgcCTACTGGTAGgccagcggcgtagccaggattgtTAACAAGAGGGCCccaaagggactttcaagacattttcttgtgtattttagatgtctcatacatttactgtattttgggctgctaaaaggggggggccctaggccaccccctggctacgcccctgtagGCTCCTTCACAGGTAAATTGGTATATCGAGCTGTATTGAGGTATACTACTAGACAACCTTTTCTTTGCTGAAGCGTCTGGGTACAAGGcaaagtgtttttttacagTGAGTGGCTCAGGAACAAGTCATATGTAATGTTATGGTCTATCATGAATGTTATGTGAAAGCACTGGTGTTGAAGATGATTAGATGTGACCCGATGATGAATGGTTGCATTAGTGAAACATTGGATAAACTTACAATTTGGCTGTGATTTCCGAGGTGCAGTGAATCCTGCTCGGCCTAACCCGAAAGAGAGAACACACAGTAGCTACATGCATGACCCATGAATACAAGGCACACTTGACAATGGTGCTCACACATGATTATCATTAGTTGATGCTCAATAGGTTACCAATGACAAATCCTGTGCAGAGATAACTGTGCCTTATTTTCATCACTACTAttcatttgaaataaaaagtaaCCTCCTAGATATAAGTGAAAATTTTGATTAGCAAACATTACCCATAGTCAGAGCCATAGCAGGCCGCGTAAgattggggagggggtcacAATAccgaaacattaagaaaatagttgggggcacagccatgtcCCTACTGCTCATTTCCTAATaatctttgaaaatattggtgtggaaacagtaagaaaaaattggcatgtgcccccagtgccccaccccccgcTACGGCCCTGCATGGTGTATGTTAGTAAACACATTCATTATTAGTAGCAGTTGAAAGATGGGCTgattaaagccacattgtcaccagtttacttccagttgattacgtaacaatctctgatgattttattagaaaacgggataattataaaaaaattgcgaAAGTAGTGTCTGATGTACTATTTAAAACACGAGGTGTGTTTTCGCGGATTTCGCCCTCTGGATTTTATATCCGCGAAAACATGATCTTTGAATGCCTATCGAATGTTGATCAGTTGTGAtgcagaaaaaaacaacaatagcTTTTGAATTGTCATTAAAAAGACCACTGGAATTCCGTTAAAAAAAGCAAGTAgaacaataaacaaaactaACGTTATTAGATCGCGGGCAAAGAGCACGCAGCTTTACATAAACTAACTTGCTAGTCGAGCACTAGTCGAGAACAAAAATGTCGCATATTTGGAAActgaaatctttaaaaaacaaGGCCGACGGCACAAGATATCCACCGAGGCCTCTATGCAATAGTAACTGGACTTCATTCAATCCAATTACGAAACTCAGTCCAACTGGCTAAGCAAAATGACCCAAGGTTAGTACTGTACATATAAAGTTCTCGGTGTTTATACTGTTTCATTCAGGTCTCAGATCATTCTGACATTCTTTATTCTCAGGTTGAACATAATCATGCGCGTCGAAACTGGTCAAAGACAGCGTGACAAGGGCttagaaaaaagaagaaataggcGATTGTCTGAGATAAATGAAGCTGCCATCTGGCAAAGGGACTCTTGGACTACCAAACAGCTAAGTTACTTTTGAACACTGTTTGATTATGAAGTCCGTTGTAGTAGATTGTAAACAATGCTATTTACTCTGAATAAAGTAGTATACTGTTTGTGATCTTACGTATGTCGTTTATTTGCCAAATCTGCTGGATGCAACATTATATAAAGCTTCATAACGTCATGAGGGTTTTAGATAATCCTTCATGACGTCATGATAGCTTTATATAATGTTTCATGTTTATTAGTCTGTCATTGTTTTTCTATTGTACCCCAATATTTCCCTTGGGACGATTTCAATTCCCTCCCTGTGCTTTAGAATTGTTGGGTGTATTGCTAGGTATAAAGCATATTCACATGTCCCAAGAACGACATCTGATTGGTCAACATTCCTATTGAATATTGGTGAGTGTTTAcaggaagtttctttgaggatgagattgataatttagatgtcctgttaaatagcgcagATTCGAATAGATTCTTCGTCTCTTAATGGTTAAGGCTTCCCTCGGCcctccagaagtaaactggtgacagtGCGGCGTTTTAGCACACTATTACTGAAAGGTGATCTAGAACACTTGTCTTCCACTTAGTTCAGTCTAATACTTGATCTGATACACTCTGCAGGGGAAGGTGAAACAAATAGAGCTGTATTACTAATTGTTTAGACAAGCAGCTATGAATAAACTTCTAA from the Nematostella vectensis chromosome 4, jaNemVect1.1, whole genome shotgun sequence genome contains:
- the LOC5510914 gene encoding uncharacterized protein LOC5510914 produces the protein MLSWFKGEEKPKPDPKKFHKPDFYHGSDGPEFRIIESFEGYEVRQYARSQWVSTKADPGEIMSAFWRLYGYINGKNDQSKKMSMNLPVRVHITLNENDTDGSNVKSCIMSFYISSEFLPEIPKPNDQAVFIEEDKSKVVYVCHFPGFAKEKDWKDTRKSLRQALDKDCKRYATFEYYSMGYDPPYKLWGRRNEMVLVASPQPDLMDIVDEDEKVNEVFQKGPATSCFHSLSRRHSSLQVRRIDGKMFSWFKGEEKPKIDPTEFHQPESYKGGEGPMFKVMKDESTEDYETRIYKQTNWVSSRMETSNYDDAGSKLFWKLFGYIGGKNEKKTKIAMTTPVRSKVEIGEDNDIKSMTMSFFTSPSQLPNPPAADDETVFHEENPEMKVYATSFGGFAKAKDWRENFEKLKTALEQDGKGFVKGYYYTAGYDPPFRLWGRVNEIMLVAASDE